CAGGGGCGAGCGCACCACCACCATGAAATCCACGTCGCTGCCGTCGTCCGCGTCGCCCAGCGCGAAGGACCCGTGCAGGAAGGCCGCCACGAACTCCGGACCCAGGATCAGCCGCGCGCCGCGGGCCAGCTGCTCGAGCAGGGCATCCAGGTCCGCGATGCCCGTGGGAATCGAGTCGGTCATGCGCCGGGCTGCGCCAGGACCCACGCGATGGCGCGGTCCGTCAGGCGGTCCAGCGCCTCCACGCTCTGTACGAGGTGCTCTTCCAGCGTGTCCTCGATCCTGTTGTGGCTGATGCCGCGCAGCGACTGCACAAACAGCATCACGGTCGGCACGCCAGAGCGGGCGACCTCGGCCGCGTCGTGCAGCGGTCCGCTCGGCAGGCGGTGGGCCGTGCCCGAGACCTCGCGCACGCTCGCCTCGGCCGCGTCGATCAGCTCCGGGTGGAAGGGGATCGGCTCGATGTACCACAGGTCACCGAAACTCGCGGTGCAGCCGCCCTCTTCGGCGAAGCGCCGGGCTGCGTCCTGCGCGTCCTGCCACATCGCGGCCAGCTTCCCGGCGTCGAGGTGGCGCTGGTCCAGCGTGAGTTCGCAGGTCTCGACCACGCTGGTCACGATGCCCGGCAGGGTCGTGCAGCGGCCGATGGTGCACACGCCCCCGTGGCGCTCCGCGATGGTGTAGATCTCCTGCGCGAGCTGCCCCGCCGCACGGAACGCGTCCCGCCTCAAGTTCATGGGCGTGGAGCCCGAGTGCGCCGCCTGGCCGTGGAACGTGACGGTGTGCCGCTCGACCCCCACCGTGCCCAGCACCGCGCCCAGCGGCAGGCCCAGCCCTTCCAGCACCGGCCCCTGTTCGATGTGCAGTTCCAGGTACGCGGCGGCGCCCTCCAGCTCCTTCCTCGCCTGCGGGGCGTCCGCCAGCGTCACGCCCACCCGCGCCAGCGCGTCCTCCAGGCCCACGCCGTCCTTGTCGCGCAGCTTGCGCATCTCGGCGATGTCGATGTTGCCGCCTGCCGCGCTCGATCCGTACAGCGACCGCCCGAAGCGCGCGCCCTCCTCGTCGGCCCAGTCCACCAGCTTCAGCGTCACGGGGGGTCGCCCGCCGTACTGCTCGCTTATGCGCCGCAGCACCTCCACGCCCGCCAGGACATTCAGGCAGCCGTCCAGCCACCCGCCGTTGGGCACGCTGTCCAGGTGCCCGCCGATGACCAGCACGCGCTCGGAGTCGCCGGGCATGGTCGCCCACCAGTTCCCGGCGGCGTCCTGGCGCTGCTCCACCGGCAGCGCGTCCAGGCGCTCTTTCAGGAACGCGCGCGCGGCCAGCCACGTGTCGGTGAAGGCCACCCGCTGCGCCCCCTGCTCGTCACCGGTCAGCTCGCGCAGGGCCTTGAGGTCGTCGATGGTCCGCTGGGGATGCAGGGGCATGATCCACCTTAACGGACGGGCTCCGGCCGTGGAAAGAGCCGGCCTGGGCACGCCGCGTCGCGTCCCCGGCCGGGCTCCGATGCGGGCGGACGCCCGGGTCGCCAAGACGCCCGCGTCACATCCCGAACAGTTCCTTCAGGCCCGTGTGGAGCGTCGCCGGAGCGCGTCCCAGGAGCTGGGCGAGGTCCGGGCTGACCTCGTCCTCCTGGCCGTTGGCGATGTCGGTCATGAATCCCACGGTCCGCCGGGCGACCACCTCCGGGACCCCCCGCTCGACCATCTGTGCCGCGAAGGCGCCAGCTTCGGTGGGGCGGTAGGTCACCTGGCGCCCCGACAGCCGGGTCAGTTCGGCCGCCACGTCATCAAAGGAAGCCGCCACGCCGCCGGTGAGGTGGTACAGCTCCCGCGGCCACACGTCGGCCGCCAGGGCGTTCGCCATCGCCTCGCCCATTTCCCGGCGCAGGGCGAACGCGACGCGGCCCTCACCGGCGGGCAGCGCGATGGTGCCGGTCTCGAACACCCGCTCGCCCACGAAGCGCGGAAGGGTGTCCATGTACAGGACGTTGCGGAAGATGGTGAACGGCAGGCCGCTGGCCCGGACGAGTTCCTCGGTCCGGAAGTGCCCGTCCATGAGGACGTTCGCCATGGTGGAGGGATCTTTCAGCGTCCGGCCGGTGTAGGCGACGCCCTGCACGCCAGCTGCTCTGGCGGCGTCCACCACCTGCTGGTGCTGCTGGACACGCCGCTCCTCGTCGGTCCCGGCGATCAGCAGCACGCGCTCGACGCCGTGCATGGCCCTCTCAAGCGACGAGCGGTCGTCATACTCCCCGATCCGGACGTCCACGCCCCGGTCCCGCAGGTCCGCGGCCCGGCCCTCATCCCGCGCCAGGGCGGCCACCCCGCCGGCCGGGCCGATCTTCAGGAGCTGGTCGATGACGCTGCGGCCCAGGTGGCCGGTGGCTCCGGTGACGAGAATCATGGTGGTCTCCTTGTCGAGCGAAGAGGGGCGGGGAAGGGTGGGGCCAGATCAAACGTTGCCCTGGAGCTGCCAGCGGTAACGGTATTCTGATTCCAGTGATATGTCAAGGTGATAGCGATAGGG
This sequence is a window from Deinococcus metalli. Protein-coding genes within it:
- a CDS encoding Zn-dependent hydrolase: MPLHPQRTIDDLKALRELTGDEQGAQRVAFTDTWLAARAFLKERLDALPVEQRQDAAGNWWATMPGDSERVLVIGGHLDSVPNGGWLDGCLNVLAGVEVLRRISEQYGGRPPVTLKLVDWADEEGARFGRSLYGSSAAGGNIDIAEMRKLRDKDGVGLEDALARVGVTLADAPQARKELEGAAAYLELHIEQGPVLEGLGLPLGAVLGTVGVERHTVTFHGQAAHSGSTPMNLRRDAFRAAGQLAQEIYTIAERHGGVCTIGRCTTLPGIVTSVVETCELTLDQRHLDAGKLAAMWQDAQDAARRFAEEGGCTASFGDLWYIEPIPFHPELIDAAEASVREVSGTAHRLPSGPLHDAAEVARSGVPTVMLFVQSLRGISHNRIEDTLEEHLVQSVEALDRLTDRAIAWVLAQPGA
- a CDS encoding SDR family oxidoreductase produces the protein MILVTGATGHLGRSVIDQLLKIGPAGGVAALARDEGRAADLRDRGVDVRIGEYDDRSSLERAMHGVERVLLIAGTDEERRVQQHQQVVDAARAAGVQGVAYTGRTLKDPSTMANVLMDGHFRTEELVRASGLPFTIFRNVLYMDTLPRFVGERVFETGTIALPAGEGRVAFALRREMGEAMANALAADVWPRELYHLTGGVAASFDDVAAELTRLSGRQVTYRPTEAGAFAAQMVERGVPEVVARRTVGFMTDIANGQEDEVSPDLAQLLGRAPATLHTGLKELFGM